From a single Pseudoliparis swirei isolate HS2019 ecotype Mariana Trench chromosome 12, NWPU_hadal_v1, whole genome shotgun sequence genomic region:
- the dse gene encoding dermatan-sulfate epimerase isoform X2 has translation MSIMEKSMVLLQDVTDGSLYEGVAYGTYTTRSLFQYMFLVQRHFAINHFDHPWLLKHFAFLYRTILPGFQRTVAIADSNYNWFYGPESQLVFLDRYVLRNGSGNWLAERIHQNRVTEGPGQAGKGQRWCTLHTEFIWYDPGLAATPPSDFGTSQLHYFEDWGVVTYGSALPADTNRTFLSFKSGKLGGRAIFDIVHRNKYKEWIKGWRNFNAGHEHPDQNTFTFAPNGVPFVTEALYGPKYTLLNNAVLFSSAASGSCFTPWVGQVTEACDSKWLKYKVGLAADAQGRVEAAMERQGMVFIRGEGRSAYDPELKIRSFQRNVLLLHPQLLLLVDHIHLHPDSPTRATSAFFHNTDLPFQGTKVDGVHGAFVSHGEDRYQMFWMDDTGYSSKGVVGYWNYPRGYPYNGSNYVNVTMPLRHPHTRVAYIFFGPDVDVQSFSLRGDDQRVDIYLATKDHTYTIYLLTGEVTSKPLFAMVLLDHRKIVFEKAAAAGAEDGSPEEVEEYVNVVEDNLQHVKPVFQQMERHIFGRVLNTASFRKTAERLLQFSDKKKTEEVVEKMFAMSKKQGKGAKKVNLGEKLSESMPDIFAQIEVNEKKVRQRTSKRMYEDAPEEGEGAFMDYADGRKNRKGAFVKGRKFKEVHMVATAGSEDLSSTASYIRLFLLLNTATFFLLLAVLLTRFQRGRSLHTQRCFYTILLIDCFILLYLYSSCSHAQC, from the exons ATGTCCATCATGGAGAAGTCCATGGTCCTTCTGCAGGACGTGACGGACGGCTCCCTGTATGAAGGCGTGGCCTATGGGACTTACACCACCCGCTCCCTGTTCCAGTACATGTTCCTGGTGCAGCGTCACTTCGCCATCAACCACTTCGACCACCCGTGGCTCCTCAAACACTTCGCCTTCCTGTACAGGACCATCCTGCCGG GATTCCAGAGGACCGTGGCCATCGCGGACTCCAACTACAACTGGTTCTACGGACCGGAGAGCCAGCTGGTCTTCTTGGACCGCTACGTGTTGCGCAACGGCAGTGGAAACTGGCTGGCAGAGCGGATTCATCAGAACAGGGTGACGGAGGGGCCGGGGCAGGCTGGGAAGGGCCAGCGATGGTGTACTCTTCACACGGAGTTCATCTG GTATGACCCGGGACTCGCTGCCACGCCTCCGTCAGACTTTGGAACCTCCCAGCTGCACTACTTTGAGGACTGGGGCGTGGTGACCTACGGCAGCGCTCTACCGGCGGACACCAACCgcaccttcctctccttcaaGTCTGGGAAGCTGGGGGGACGCGCCATCTTCGACATCGTCCACAGGAACAAGTACAAAGAGTGGATCAAAGGGTGGCGGAACTTCAACGCGGGCCACGAGCACCCCGACCAGAACACTTTCACCTTCGCGCCCAACGGCGTCCCCTTCGTCACCGAGGCGCTGTACGGACCCAAGTACACTCTGCTGAACAACGCGGTGCTGTTCAGCTCCGCGGCCTCGGGCAGCTGCTTCACGCCGTGGGTGGGACAGGTGACGGAGGCCTGCGACTCCAAGTGGCTGAAGTACAAGGTGGGGCTGGCGGCCGACGCGCAGGGGCGAGTCGAAGCCGCCATGGAGAGACAGGGAATGGTCTTCATCCGGGGCGAGGGCCGTTCCGCTTACGACCCAGAGCTGAAGATCCGGAGCTTCCAGAGGAACGTGCTCCTTCTCCAcccgcagctcctcctcctcgtggaccACATCCACCTGCATCCGGACAGCCCCACCCGGGCCACGAGCGCCTTCTTTCACAACACGGATCTCCCGTTCCAGGGCACGAAGGTCGACGGTGTTCACGGGGCGTTCGTCTCACACGGGGAGGACAGGTATCAGATGTTTTGGATGGACGACACAGGCTACAGTAGCAAAGGAGTGGTGGGTTATTGGAATTACCCTCGGGGGTACCCGTACAATGGCTCCAATTACGTGAACGTCACGATGCCGTTGAGGCACCCCCACACCAGGGTGGCCTACATTTTCTTCGGACCCGACGTGGACGTACAGAGCTTCAGTCTCCGTGGCGACGACCAGCGAGTGGATATTTACCTGGCCACCAAGGATCACACCTACACCATCTACCTGCTGACCGGGGAGGTGACCAGCAAGCCTCTGTTTGCCATGGTGCTGCTGGACCACAGGAAGATCGTGTTCGagaaggcggcggcggcgggcgcggAGGACGGCTCCcccgaggaggtggaggagtacgTCAACGTGGTGGAGGACAACCTGCAGCACGTCAAGCCCGTCTTCCAGCAGATGGAGAGGCACATCTTCGGACGGGTTCTCAACACCGCCAGCTTCCGCAAGACGGCGGAGCGCCTCCTGCAGTTCTCCGAcaagaagaagacggaggaggTCGTCGAGAAGATGTTCGCCATGTCCAAGAAGCAGGGCAAAGGGGCGAAGAAGGTGAACCTCGGGGAGAAGCTTTCTGAGAGCATGCCGGACATCTTCGCACAGATCGAGGTGAATGAGAAAAAGGTGCGGCAGAGGACTTCGAAGCGTATGTACGAGGACGCTCCGGAGGAGGGCGAGGGAGCCTTCATGGATTACGCAGACGGACGCAAAAACCGAAAGGGGGCCTTCGTCAAGGGCCGGAAATTCAAGGAGGTTCACATGGTGGCCACGGCCGGGAGCGAGGACCTCTCCAGCACCGCCTCCTACATccgactcttcctcctcctgaacaccGCCACCTTCTTTCTGCTGCTGGCTGTGTTACTGACTCGCTTCCAGAGAGGTCGGAGTTTGCACACGCAGAGATGTTTCTACACCATCCTCCTGATCGACTGCTTCATCTTACTGTACCTctactcctcctgctcccacgCGCAGTGTTAA
- the dse gene encoding dermatan-sulfate epimerase isoform X1 — protein sequence MRTHTRGAPAVFFMSLLWPLLAPATAAEAEVDPGVGIPFMGGNYNGHPMLYFNRGDVEELQYAAAGTHRDMARRIREAGETMLEHPDSYLPPWSPAEFSARWNEVYGNNLGVLSMFCVLYPHRAGALDLAKDYMERMAAQPSWLVKDAPWDEVPLAHSLVGFATAYDFLYEYLNKGEQERFLQVIGNASRLMYEKSYVRGWGFQYLHNHQPTNCVALLTGSLVYMTQGYLQEAYLWTKQVMSIMEKSMVLLQDVTDGSLYEGVAYGTYTTRSLFQYMFLVQRHFAINHFDHPWLLKHFAFLYRTILPGFQRTVAIADSNYNWFYGPESQLVFLDRYVLRNGSGNWLAERIHQNRVTEGPGQAGKGQRWCTLHTEFIWYDPGLAATPPSDFGTSQLHYFEDWGVVTYGSALPADTNRTFLSFKSGKLGGRAIFDIVHRNKYKEWIKGWRNFNAGHEHPDQNTFTFAPNGVPFVTEALYGPKYTLLNNAVLFSSAASGSCFTPWVGQVTEACDSKWLKYKVGLAADAQGRVEAAMERQGMVFIRGEGRSAYDPELKIRSFQRNVLLLHPQLLLLVDHIHLHPDSPTRATSAFFHNTDLPFQGTKVDGVHGAFVSHGEDRYQMFWMDDTGYSSKGVVGYWNYPRGYPYNGSNYVNVTMPLRHPHTRVAYIFFGPDVDVQSFSLRGDDQRVDIYLATKDHTYTIYLLTGEVTSKPLFAMVLLDHRKIVFEKAAAAGAEDGSPEEVEEYVNVVEDNLQHVKPVFQQMERHIFGRVLNTASFRKTAERLLQFSDKKKTEEVVEKMFAMSKKQGKGAKKVNLGEKLSESMPDIFAQIEVNEKKVRQRTSKRMYEDAPEEGEGAFMDYADGRKNRKGAFVKGRKFKEVHMVATAGSEDLSSTASYIRLFLLLNTATFFLLLAVLLTRFQRGRSLHTQRCFYTILLIDCFILLYLYSSCSHAQC from the exons ATGAGAACCCACACCCGCGGGGCCCCCGCAGTCTTCTTCATGAGTCTGCTGTGGCCCCTGCTCGCCCCGGCGACGGCAGCAGAAGCGGAAGTGGACCCCGGCGTAGGAATCCCCTTCATGGGGGGGAACTACAATGGTCACCCCATGCTATACTTCAACCGGGGGgatgtggaggagctgcagTACGCGGCGGCGGGGACTCATCGGGACATGGCGAGGAGGATCCGCGAGGCGGGTGAAACCATGCTGGAGCACCCGGACAGTTACCTGCCCCCCTGGAGCCCCGCCGAGTTCAGCGCCCGCTGGAACGAGGTGTACGGAAACAACCTGGGCGTGCTGTCCATGTTCTGCGTGTTGTACCCTCACCGGGCGGGGGCCCTCGACCTGGCCAAGGACTACATGGAGAGGATGGCGGCGCAGCCCAGTTG gttgGTTAAAGATGCCCCCTGGGACGAGGTTCCTTTGGCGCACTCTCTGGTCGGCTTCGCCACCGCTTACGACTTCCTGTACGAGTACTTGAACAAGGGCGAACAAGAGCGGTTCCTCCAGGTGATCGGCAACGCGTCACGCTTGATGTACGAGAAGTCGTACGTCCGAGGCTGGGGCTTCCAGTACCTGCACAACCACCAGCCCACCAACTGTGTGGCGCTGCTCACAGGAAGCCTCGTTTACATGACCCAAG GTTACCTGCAGGAGGCCTACCTGTGGACCAAGCAGGTCATGTCCATCATGGAGAAGTCCATGGTCCTTCTGCAGGACGTGACGGACGGCTCCCTGTATGAAGGCGTGGCCTATGGGACTTACACCACCCGCTCCCTGTTCCAGTACATGTTCCTGGTGCAGCGTCACTTCGCCATCAACCACTTCGACCACCCGTGGCTCCTCAAACACTTCGCCTTCCTGTACAGGACCATCCTGCCGG GATTCCAGAGGACCGTGGCCATCGCGGACTCCAACTACAACTGGTTCTACGGACCGGAGAGCCAGCTGGTCTTCTTGGACCGCTACGTGTTGCGCAACGGCAGTGGAAACTGGCTGGCAGAGCGGATTCATCAGAACAGGGTGACGGAGGGGCCGGGGCAGGCTGGGAAGGGCCAGCGATGGTGTACTCTTCACACGGAGTTCATCTG GTATGACCCGGGACTCGCTGCCACGCCTCCGTCAGACTTTGGAACCTCCCAGCTGCACTACTTTGAGGACTGGGGCGTGGTGACCTACGGCAGCGCTCTACCGGCGGACACCAACCgcaccttcctctccttcaaGTCTGGGAAGCTGGGGGGACGCGCCATCTTCGACATCGTCCACAGGAACAAGTACAAAGAGTGGATCAAAGGGTGGCGGAACTTCAACGCGGGCCACGAGCACCCCGACCAGAACACTTTCACCTTCGCGCCCAACGGCGTCCCCTTCGTCACCGAGGCGCTGTACGGACCCAAGTACACTCTGCTGAACAACGCGGTGCTGTTCAGCTCCGCGGCCTCGGGCAGCTGCTTCACGCCGTGGGTGGGACAGGTGACGGAGGCCTGCGACTCCAAGTGGCTGAAGTACAAGGTGGGGCTGGCGGCCGACGCGCAGGGGCGAGTCGAAGCCGCCATGGAGAGACAGGGAATGGTCTTCATCCGGGGCGAGGGCCGTTCCGCTTACGACCCAGAGCTGAAGATCCGGAGCTTCCAGAGGAACGTGCTCCTTCTCCAcccgcagctcctcctcctcgtggaccACATCCACCTGCATCCGGACAGCCCCACCCGGGCCACGAGCGCCTTCTTTCACAACACGGATCTCCCGTTCCAGGGCACGAAGGTCGACGGTGTTCACGGGGCGTTCGTCTCACACGGGGAGGACAGGTATCAGATGTTTTGGATGGACGACACAGGCTACAGTAGCAAAGGAGTGGTGGGTTATTGGAATTACCCTCGGGGGTACCCGTACAATGGCTCCAATTACGTGAACGTCACGATGCCGTTGAGGCACCCCCACACCAGGGTGGCCTACATTTTCTTCGGACCCGACGTGGACGTACAGAGCTTCAGTCTCCGTGGCGACGACCAGCGAGTGGATATTTACCTGGCCACCAAGGATCACACCTACACCATCTACCTGCTGACCGGGGAGGTGACCAGCAAGCCTCTGTTTGCCATGGTGCTGCTGGACCACAGGAAGATCGTGTTCGagaaggcggcggcggcgggcgcggAGGACGGCTCCcccgaggaggtggaggagtacgTCAACGTGGTGGAGGACAACCTGCAGCACGTCAAGCCCGTCTTCCAGCAGATGGAGAGGCACATCTTCGGACGGGTTCTCAACACCGCCAGCTTCCGCAAGACGGCGGAGCGCCTCCTGCAGTTCTCCGAcaagaagaagacggaggaggTCGTCGAGAAGATGTTCGCCATGTCCAAGAAGCAGGGCAAAGGGGCGAAGAAGGTGAACCTCGGGGAGAAGCTTTCTGAGAGCATGCCGGACATCTTCGCACAGATCGAGGTGAATGAGAAAAAGGTGCGGCAGAGGACTTCGAAGCGTATGTACGAGGACGCTCCGGAGGAGGGCGAGGGAGCCTTCATGGATTACGCAGACGGACGCAAAAACCGAAAGGGGGCCTTCGTCAAGGGCCGGAAATTCAAGGAGGTTCACATGGTGGCCACGGCCGGGAGCGAGGACCTCTCCAGCACCGCCTCCTACATccgactcttcctcctcctgaacaccGCCACCTTCTTTCTGCTGCTGGCTGTGTTACTGACTCGCTTCCAGAGAGGTCGGAGTTTGCACACGCAGAGATGTTTCTACACCATCCTCCTGATCGACTGCTTCATCTTACTGTACCTctactcctcctgctcccacgCGCAGTGTTAA
- the dse gene encoding dermatan-sulfate epimerase isoform X3 produces MYEKSYVRGWGFQYLHNHQPTNCVALLTGSLVYMTQGYLQEAYLWTKQVMSIMEKSMVLLQDVTDGSLYEGVAYGTYTTRSLFQYMFLVQRHFAINHFDHPWLLKHFAFLYRTILPGFQRTVAIADSNYNWFYGPESQLVFLDRYVLRNGSGNWLAERIHQNRVTEGPGQAGKGQRWCTLHTEFIWYDPGLAATPPSDFGTSQLHYFEDWGVVTYGSALPADTNRTFLSFKSGKLGGRAIFDIVHRNKYKEWIKGWRNFNAGHEHPDQNTFTFAPNGVPFVTEALYGPKYTLLNNAVLFSSAASGSCFTPWVGQVTEACDSKWLKYKVGLAADAQGRVEAAMERQGMVFIRGEGRSAYDPELKIRSFQRNVLLLHPQLLLLVDHIHLHPDSPTRATSAFFHNTDLPFQGTKVDGVHGAFVSHGEDRYQMFWMDDTGYSSKGVVGYWNYPRGYPYNGSNYVNVTMPLRHPHTRVAYIFFGPDVDVQSFSLRGDDQRVDIYLATKDHTYTIYLLTGEVTSKPLFAMVLLDHRKIVFEKAAAAGAEDGSPEEVEEYVNVVEDNLQHVKPVFQQMERHIFGRVLNTASFRKTAERLLQFSDKKKTEEVVEKMFAMSKKQGKGAKKVNLGEKLSESMPDIFAQIEVNEKKVRQRTSKRMYEDAPEEGEGAFMDYADGRKNRKGAFVKGRKFKEVHMVATAGSEDLSSTASYIRLFLLLNTATFFLLLAVLLTRFQRGRSLHTQRCFYTILLIDCFILLYLYSSCSHAQC; encoded by the exons ATGTACGAGAAGTCGTACGTCCGAGGCTGGGGCTTCCAGTACCTGCACAACCACCAGCCCACCAACTGTGTGGCGCTGCTCACAGGAAGCCTCGTTTACATGACCCAAG GTTACCTGCAGGAGGCCTACCTGTGGACCAAGCAGGTCATGTCCATCATGGAGAAGTCCATGGTCCTTCTGCAGGACGTGACGGACGGCTCCCTGTATGAAGGCGTGGCCTATGGGACTTACACCACCCGCTCCCTGTTCCAGTACATGTTCCTGGTGCAGCGTCACTTCGCCATCAACCACTTCGACCACCCGTGGCTCCTCAAACACTTCGCCTTCCTGTACAGGACCATCCTGCCGG GATTCCAGAGGACCGTGGCCATCGCGGACTCCAACTACAACTGGTTCTACGGACCGGAGAGCCAGCTGGTCTTCTTGGACCGCTACGTGTTGCGCAACGGCAGTGGAAACTGGCTGGCAGAGCGGATTCATCAGAACAGGGTGACGGAGGGGCCGGGGCAGGCTGGGAAGGGCCAGCGATGGTGTACTCTTCACACGGAGTTCATCTG GTATGACCCGGGACTCGCTGCCACGCCTCCGTCAGACTTTGGAACCTCCCAGCTGCACTACTTTGAGGACTGGGGCGTGGTGACCTACGGCAGCGCTCTACCGGCGGACACCAACCgcaccttcctctccttcaaGTCTGGGAAGCTGGGGGGACGCGCCATCTTCGACATCGTCCACAGGAACAAGTACAAAGAGTGGATCAAAGGGTGGCGGAACTTCAACGCGGGCCACGAGCACCCCGACCAGAACACTTTCACCTTCGCGCCCAACGGCGTCCCCTTCGTCACCGAGGCGCTGTACGGACCCAAGTACACTCTGCTGAACAACGCGGTGCTGTTCAGCTCCGCGGCCTCGGGCAGCTGCTTCACGCCGTGGGTGGGACAGGTGACGGAGGCCTGCGACTCCAAGTGGCTGAAGTACAAGGTGGGGCTGGCGGCCGACGCGCAGGGGCGAGTCGAAGCCGCCATGGAGAGACAGGGAATGGTCTTCATCCGGGGCGAGGGCCGTTCCGCTTACGACCCAGAGCTGAAGATCCGGAGCTTCCAGAGGAACGTGCTCCTTCTCCAcccgcagctcctcctcctcgtggaccACATCCACCTGCATCCGGACAGCCCCACCCGGGCCACGAGCGCCTTCTTTCACAACACGGATCTCCCGTTCCAGGGCACGAAGGTCGACGGTGTTCACGGGGCGTTCGTCTCACACGGGGAGGACAGGTATCAGATGTTTTGGATGGACGACACAGGCTACAGTAGCAAAGGAGTGGTGGGTTATTGGAATTACCCTCGGGGGTACCCGTACAATGGCTCCAATTACGTGAACGTCACGATGCCGTTGAGGCACCCCCACACCAGGGTGGCCTACATTTTCTTCGGACCCGACGTGGACGTACAGAGCTTCAGTCTCCGTGGCGACGACCAGCGAGTGGATATTTACCTGGCCACCAAGGATCACACCTACACCATCTACCTGCTGACCGGGGAGGTGACCAGCAAGCCTCTGTTTGCCATGGTGCTGCTGGACCACAGGAAGATCGTGTTCGagaaggcggcggcggcgggcgcggAGGACGGCTCCcccgaggaggtggaggagtacgTCAACGTGGTGGAGGACAACCTGCAGCACGTCAAGCCCGTCTTCCAGCAGATGGAGAGGCACATCTTCGGACGGGTTCTCAACACCGCCAGCTTCCGCAAGACGGCGGAGCGCCTCCTGCAGTTCTCCGAcaagaagaagacggaggaggTCGTCGAGAAGATGTTCGCCATGTCCAAGAAGCAGGGCAAAGGGGCGAAGAAGGTGAACCTCGGGGAGAAGCTTTCTGAGAGCATGCCGGACATCTTCGCACAGATCGAGGTGAATGAGAAAAAGGTGCGGCAGAGGACTTCGAAGCGTATGTACGAGGACGCTCCGGAGGAGGGCGAGGGAGCCTTCATGGATTACGCAGACGGACGCAAAAACCGAAAGGGGGCCTTCGTCAAGGGCCGGAAATTCAAGGAGGTTCACATGGTGGCCACGGCCGGGAGCGAGGACCTCTCCAGCACCGCCTCCTACATccgactcttcctcctcctgaacaccGCCACCTTCTTTCTGCTGCTGGCTGTGTTACTGACTCGCTTCCAGAGAGGTCGGAGTTTGCACACGCAGAGATGTTTCTACACCATCCTCCTGATCGACTGCTTCATCTTACTGTACCTctactcctcctgctcccacgCGCAGTGTTAA